A genomic region of Streptomyces sp. NBC_00247 contains the following coding sequences:
- a CDS encoding DUF1206 domain-containing protein, whose amino-acid sequence METSAIAERGRGQARSGATGKAVETAARAGFVARGVIYLLVGVLALRVAFPGDSGGGEQADRGGALKKVAEQPLGGVLLWLLGIGLVGMALWRLSEALFGQAGPDGQKPMKRIIAAGRCVFYAFVAYSVISYAAGDKGSGSGSSDKRTDDVTAKVLDWSGGQWLVGIAGAVVVGVGLWLIFRAVTLKFRKHLDMSGTGEKVRRTVDAVGVFGGTARGVVFGTAGGFAIAAAVQHEPGQAKGMDDTLRSFTDTPAGPWLLVLIALGLAAFGVFSWANARWRKV is encoded by the coding sequence ATGGAGACCAGTGCGATAGCGGAACGCGGACGAGGACAAGCCCGGAGCGGGGCCACCGGAAAAGCGGTCGAGACGGCGGCGCGCGCCGGATTCGTGGCGCGCGGTGTCATCTACCTGCTCGTCGGAGTGCTCGCCCTGCGCGTGGCCTTCCCGGGCGACAGCGGCGGCGGAGAGCAGGCCGACCGGGGTGGCGCCCTGAAGAAAGTGGCCGAGCAGCCGCTCGGCGGGGTCCTTCTGTGGCTGCTCGGCATCGGACTCGTGGGCATGGCGCTCTGGCGGCTCTCCGAGGCGCTGTTCGGCCAGGCCGGGCCGGACGGGCAGAAGCCCATGAAGCGGATCATCGCCGCCGGGCGCTGCGTGTTCTACGCCTTCGTCGCGTACTCCGTGATCTCCTACGCCGCCGGGGACAAGGGCAGCGGCAGCGGGTCGAGTGACAAGCGGACCGACGATGTCACCGCCAAGGTCCTCGACTGGTCCGGCGGCCAGTGGCTCGTAGGGATCGCCGGAGCCGTCGTCGTGGGCGTCGGTCTGTGGCTGATCTTCCGTGCGGTGACCCTGAAGTTCCGCAAGCACCTCGACATGTCCGGTACCGGGGAGAAGGTCCGCCGGACCGTCGACGCGGTCGGCGTGTTCGGCGGAACGGCCCGGGGCGTCGTCTTCGGCACGGCGGGCGGCTTCGCCATCGCCGCGGCCGTCCAGCACGAACCGGGACAGGCCAAGGGCATGGACGACACCCTCCGCTCCTTCACCGACACCCCCGCCGGTCCCTGGCTGCTCGTGCTCATCGCCCTCGGACTGGCCGCCTTCGGCGTCTTCTCCTGGGCCAACGCCCGCTGGCGCAAGGTCTGA
- a CDS encoding DoxX family protein has product MACLNRRDLGLLVLRAGTGAVLAAHGSQKLLGWFGGGGVEGTTAAMEAMGFHPPKHSAVAAGLGETGGGVLLALGLATPAAGAAAAGAMAGAVAVHAPAGFFAQGGGYEYPAFLGFAAAAIGLAGAGDYSLDHATGHVLDKPWVVALAFLGSAAAAAVVVGKRAKAQGAAAAGESDED; this is encoded by the coding sequence ATGGCCTGCCTCAACCGGCGTGACCTCGGCCTGCTCGTCCTGCGCGCCGGCACCGGCGCCGTCCTCGCCGCCCACGGCTCCCAGAAGCTCCTGGGCTGGTTCGGCGGCGGCGGGGTCGAGGGCACCACCGCCGCGATGGAGGCCATGGGCTTCCATCCCCCCAAGCACAGCGCGGTCGCCGCCGGGCTCGGCGAGACGGGCGGCGGCGTACTGCTCGCGCTCGGCCTCGCCACCCCGGCGGCCGGCGCCGCCGCCGCAGGAGCGATGGCGGGCGCGGTCGCGGTGCACGCCCCCGCCGGATTCTTCGCGCAGGGCGGCGGCTACGAATACCCGGCGTTCCTCGGGTTCGCCGCCGCCGCGATCGGCCTCGCCGGCGCCGGCGACTACTCCCTGGACCACGCCACCGGCCACGTGCTCGACAAGCCCTGGGTGGTCGCGCTGGCCTTCCTCGGCAGCGCCGCGGCGGCAGCCGTCGTCGTCGGCAAGCGCGCGAAGGCCCAAGGCGCCGCCGCCGCGGGGGAGTCCGACGAGGACTGA
- a CDS encoding NADPH-dependent 2,4-dienoyl-CoA reductase, with protein MSPYPTLLSPLDLGFTTLPNRVVMGSMHTGLEEAENGFERMAAFYAERARGGAGLIVTGGIAPSERGCSAPGGAKLTTGAEAEEHALITSAVHAEGGRIAMQILHFGRYAHHPALVAPSALKAPISGFTPHALTDDEVEETIEEFVRAAVLARRAGYDGVEIMGSEGYLINEFVVAETNHRTDRWGGTYENRVRFPVEIVRRVREAVGDDFILIYRLSMLDLVPDGSTLEEVVHLARAVEAAGATIINTGIGWHEARIPTIATSVPRGAFTWVTEKVRGAVSVPLVTSNRVNTPEVAEEILASGRADMVSMARPFLADPEFVAKAAAGRSDAINTCIGCNQACLDHVFSLRITSCLVNPRACHETELVLSPTRTRKRVAVVGAGPAGLACAVTAAERGHAVTLFDAADEIGGQLNVARQVPGKEEFDETLRYFRTRLRELEVDVRLATRADAGTLDGYDEVVLATGVEPRTPPIEGAGHPSVVGYLDVLRDKAPVGDRVAIVGAGGIGFDVAAFLTDSGEGTSQDPEAFLRGWGVDTTYAHRGGLRLPERPKPPRTVHLIQRKATKVGAGLGKTTGWIHRTELRHRGVTMIAGATYDRIDDAGLHLTVDGEQHLLPVDTVVLCAGQEPRRELYEELRAAGRPVHLIGGADVAAELDAKRAVRQGTELAAAL; from the coding sequence ATGAGCCCCTACCCCACGCTGCTGAGCCCGCTGGACCTCGGATTCACCACCCTGCCCAACCGGGTGGTCATGGGGTCGATGCACACGGGACTCGAAGAGGCCGAGAACGGCTTCGAGCGGATGGCCGCGTTCTACGCCGAGCGCGCCCGTGGCGGCGCCGGCCTCATCGTCACGGGTGGCATCGCACCCAGCGAGCGCGGCTGCTCCGCGCCGGGCGGCGCCAAGCTGACCACCGGGGCGGAAGCCGAGGAGCACGCCCTGATCACCTCGGCGGTGCACGCGGAGGGTGGCCGGATCGCGATGCAGATCCTGCACTTCGGCCGGTACGCGCACCATCCGGCCCTGGTGGCGCCGAGCGCGCTCAAGGCGCCCATCAGCGGCTTCACCCCGCACGCGCTGACCGACGACGAGGTCGAGGAGACGATCGAGGAGTTCGTCCGCGCCGCCGTACTCGCGCGCCGCGCCGGGTACGACGGGGTCGAGATCATGGGCTCGGAGGGCTACCTCATCAACGAGTTCGTGGTGGCGGAGACCAACCACCGCACCGACCGCTGGGGCGGTACGTACGAGAACCGCGTCCGTTTCCCCGTCGAGATCGTGCGCCGGGTGCGCGAGGCCGTCGGCGACGACTTCATCCTGATCTACCGGCTCTCCATGCTCGACCTCGTCCCCGACGGATCGACGCTGGAGGAGGTCGTGCACCTCGCCCGCGCGGTCGAGGCGGCCGGGGCGACCATCATCAACACCGGCATCGGCTGGCACGAGGCCCGCATCCCCACCATCGCGACCTCGGTGCCGCGCGGCGCGTTCACCTGGGTGACCGAGAAGGTGCGCGGCGCGGTCTCCGTACCGCTGGTGACGAGCAACCGCGTCAACACCCCCGAGGTCGCCGAGGAGATCCTCGCCTCGGGCCGCGCGGACATGGTGTCGATGGCCCGGCCCTTCCTCGCCGACCCGGAGTTCGTGGCGAAGGCCGCGGCCGGCCGCTCCGACGCCATCAACACCTGCATCGGCTGCAACCAGGCGTGCCTGGACCACGTGTTCAGCCTCAGGATCACGTCCTGCCTGGTCAATCCCCGGGCCTGCCACGAGACCGAGCTGGTCCTCTCCCCCACCCGGACCCGCAAGCGCGTCGCCGTCGTCGGCGCGGGACCGGCCGGACTCGCCTGCGCGGTCACCGCGGCCGAACGCGGCCACGCGGTCACCCTCTTCGACGCGGCCGACGAGATCGGCGGCCAGCTCAACGTGGCGCGCCAGGTGCCGGGCAAGGAGGAGTTCGACGAGACGCTGCGCTACTTCCGCACCCGGCTGCGCGAGCTGGAGGTCGACGTACGGCTCGCCACCCGCGCCGACGCGGGCACGCTGGACGGGTACGACGAGGTGGTGCTCGCCACCGGGGTCGAGCCGCGCACCCCGCCCATCGAGGGGGCCGGCCACCCCAGCGTGGTCGGCTACCTGGACGTACTGCGCGACAAGGCTCCGGTCGGCGACCGGGTCGCGATCGTGGGGGCGGGCGGGATCGGCTTCGACGTCGCCGCGTTCCTCACCGACTCCGGGGAGGGGACGAGCCAGGACCCCGAGGCCTTCCTGCGCGGCTGGGGCGTGGACACCACCTACGCGCACCGGGGCGGGCTGCGCCTGCCGGAGCGTCCGAAGCCGCCGCGTACGGTGCACCTGATCCAGCGCAAGGCCACCAAGGTCGGCGCGGGGCTCGGCAAGACCACGGGGTGGATCCACCGCACGGAGCTCCGCCACCGGGGTGTCACCATGATCGCGGGCGCCACCTACGACCGGATCGACGACGCGGGGCTGCACCTGACCGTGGACGGCGAGCAGCACCTGCTGCCGGTCGACACGGTCGTGCTCTGCGCCGGCCAGGAACCGCGCCGGGAGCTGTACGAGGAGTTGCGCGCGGCGGGCCGGCCGGTGCATCTGATCGGCGGCGCCGACGTGGCGGCCGAACTCGATGCCAAGCGGGCCGTCCGTCAGGGCACGGAGCTGGCCGCCGCGCTCTGA
- a CDS encoding PadR family transcriptional regulator, with protein MSLPHAILTALLEKPSSGLELTRRFDRSIGYFWSSTHQQIYRELGRLEQAGRIRALLPEQPARGSKKEYEVLPAGREELAAWVALPEDPKPVRDPLLLRMRAAAVVGAPRLGGELRRHLELHRRQLAKYLEIERRDFPPERRKGQDDRLRHLLLRGGIDLENFWITWLTGAIEELEGGPDGAVREGAAPPGTP; from the coding sequence ATGTCACTGCCGCACGCGATCCTCACCGCTCTGCTGGAGAAGCCGTCGTCGGGACTGGAGCTGACCCGCCGGTTCGACCGGTCGATCGGCTACTTCTGGTCGTCGACGCACCAGCAGATCTACCGTGAGCTGGGCAGGCTGGAGCAGGCCGGGCGGATCCGGGCCCTGCTGCCGGAGCAGCCGGCCAGGGGCAGCAAGAAGGAGTACGAGGTGCTGCCGGCCGGCCGCGAGGAGCTGGCGGCCTGGGTGGCGCTCCCCGAGGACCCCAAGCCGGTCCGCGATCCGCTGCTGCTGCGGATGCGGGCGGCGGCGGTCGTCGGGGCACCCCGGCTCGGCGGGGAGCTGCGCCGCCATCTGGAGCTGCACCGGCGGCAGCTGGCGAAGTACCTGGAGATCGAGAGGCGCGACTTCCCCCCGGAGCGGAGGAAGGGCCAGGACGACCGGCTCCGCCACCTCCTGCTGCGCGGCGGCATCGACTTGGAGAACTTCTGGATCACCTGGCTGACCGGAGCGATCGAAGAGCTCGAGGGCGGGCCGGACGGAGCCGTGCGGGAGGGCGCCGCACCGCCGGGCACCCCGTGA
- a CDS encoding LamG-like jellyroll fold domain-containing protein: MSAYDELIEAEDPVLYLRLGGAGTELSPGGGRALFHGSPSHSHLPNGDSATLFDGTPGQYVEVPDDRSLSVSTTGALTVEAWFRPDTLTFPASEGTGYVHWLGKLTYATVNQAEWAARVYSADNTEGRANRVSGYAFNPAGGLGAGSYFQDTLYPGEWIHYALVINTSPAGPSYPTGYTKIYRDGRLRDQDALADYSIVPGDTPSPVRIGTASLRSFFLGAIGKVAVYPRELTAERLLAHHVVMTST; the protein is encoded by the coding sequence GTGAGCGCGTACGACGAACTGATCGAAGCCGAAGACCCCGTGCTCTACCTCCGGCTGGGCGGCGCCGGTACGGAGCTGTCCCCGGGCGGCGGGCGCGCCCTCTTCCACGGTTCGCCGTCCCACAGCCATCTGCCGAACGGCGACAGCGCCACCCTCTTCGACGGAACCCCCGGCCAGTACGTCGAGGTCCCCGACGACCGCTCCCTGTCCGTGTCGACGACCGGGGCGCTGACGGTGGAAGCCTGGTTCCGGCCCGACACCCTCACGTTCCCGGCGAGCGAGGGCACCGGGTACGTGCACTGGCTGGGAAAGCTCACCTACGCCACGGTCAACCAGGCCGAGTGGGCGGCGCGCGTCTACAGCGCCGACAACACCGAGGGCCGGGCCAACCGCGTCTCCGGGTACGCCTTCAACCCCGCCGGAGGCCTGGGCGCCGGCTCCTACTTCCAGGACACCTTGTACCCCGGGGAGTGGATCCACTACGCCCTGGTGATCAACACCAGTCCCGCCGGCCCCTCGTACCCGACCGGTTACACGAAGATCTACCGCGACGGGAGGCTGCGCGACCAGGACGCGCTCGCCGACTACTCGATCGTGCCGGGCGACACCCCGTCCCCCGTGCGCATCGGTACCGCGAGCCTGAGGTCCTTCTTCCTGGGTGCGATCGGCAAGGTCGCCGTCTACCCGCGAGAACTGACCGCCGAGCGTCTCCTGGCCCACCACGTCGTCATGACCAGTACCTGA
- a CDS encoding DMT family transporter — MNATLVAILFCLVSAVAYAAAAVAQSRLAGRTAPGSGGLRLLGRGAWWASVGLNATGALLHVAALRYGPLTLVQPLGALTLVAAVPLGARTAGRKVSGTEWRGTVLTLVGLAALLTAAGGAAPHETLGLGEALGVGAVTLAVVSGLGRPGARPGLRHAAASGITSGVASALTQTLTVALTDHTSGALFTPRTVVVTLLVAAFSMGGMLLSQTAYRDGLGAPLAVLTLANPVAAAAIGMVLLGERLQGGPLSVIPAVTGVALSAYGVVLLSRAQSRTQAAAAGVPVPEQVSDDAGTPVRPVPASAPTFVPAPVAVRGRHPASPVPDVPGTRRRSGVRRRTVIGSPRSLKRPVAESPEPVTASGS, encoded by the coding sequence GTGAACGCCACGCTCGTCGCCATCCTTTTCTGCCTCGTCTCCGCCGTCGCCTACGCGGCCGCCGCCGTGGCCCAGTCCCGGCTGGCCGGACGCACCGCACCCGGCTCCGGCGGGCTCCGACTGCTCGGTCGCGGCGCCTGGTGGGCGTCGGTCGGACTCAACGCCACCGGGGCCCTTCTGCACGTCGCCGCCCTGAGGTACGGGCCGCTCACCCTGGTCCAGCCGCTCGGCGCGCTGACCCTGGTGGCCGCCGTACCGCTCGGCGCCCGTACCGCAGGCCGCAAGGTCAGCGGCACCGAGTGGCGGGGCACGGTCCTCACCCTCGTCGGACTGGCCGCACTGCTGACCGCGGCGGGCGGCGCCGCGCCGCACGAGACCCTCGGCCTCGGGGAAGCCCTCGGGGTCGGCGCGGTCACGCTGGCGGTGGTGTCCGGCCTCGGCAGGCCCGGAGCCCGCCCCGGCCTGCGGCACGCGGCAGCCTCCGGGATCACCTCCGGGGTCGCCTCCGCACTGACCCAGACCCTGACGGTCGCCCTCACCGACCACACCTCGGGCGCCCTGTTCACCCCGCGCACCGTGGTGGTGACGCTGCTGGTCGCGGCCTTCTCCATGGGCGGGATGCTGCTCTCCCAGACCGCGTACCGCGACGGCCTGGGCGCGCCGCTCGCCGTACTGACCCTCGCCAACCCGGTGGCCGCCGCCGCGATCGGGATGGTGCTGCTCGGCGAGCGCCTCCAGGGCGGCCCCCTCAGCGTGATCCCCGCGGTCACGGGCGTCGCGCTCTCGGCGTACGGAGTGGTCCTGCTCAGCAGGGCGCAGTCCCGGACGCAGGCCGCGGCAGCCGGCGTACCGGTGCCCGAACAGGTGTCGGACGATGCCGGCACTCCGGTACGTCCCGTGCCCGCTTCCGCGCCCACCTTCGTACCCGCCCCCGTCGCCGTGCGGGGCCGCCACCCGGCCTCTCCGGTACCCGACGTCCCGGGGACCCGCCGGAGATCCGGAGTCCGGCGGCGCACGGTCATCGGGAGCCCGCGGAGCCTGAAGCGGCCGGTGGCCGAAAGCCCCGAACCCGTGACGGCCTCCGGAAGCTGA
- a CDS encoding phosphatase PAP2 family protein, with protein MYARRTPVGREPDISARPPLVREFLLVVGLFVVYKLGRQAANGHVDEAFHNAGHVWNFERALGLPGEGDVQGALLHSETLIHLANSYYAAVHFPATVLFLVWLYWRHPHHYVWSRRILAALTGAALALHLLFPLAPPRMLAAAGLVDTGQVYGPTVYGATPTTDTVANQFAAMPSLHFGWALMVAIGLVAAGRSRWRWLWLAHPLATLLVIVGTANHYWLDALVVSALLALALAAIPLHQPSRAVRLRGPWPSAAGLVGPAGSHAAHAAGVPAPAGAHAYAGNPSAPRRTLTAPGAGR; from the coding sequence ATGTACGCCCGCAGAACGCCTGTGGGACGGGAGCCGGACATCTCGGCCCGCCCGCCCCTCGTCCGGGAGTTCCTGCTCGTCGTCGGGCTCTTCGTCGTCTACAAGCTCGGGCGCCAAGCGGCCAACGGCCATGTCGACGAGGCTTTTCACAACGCCGGACACGTCTGGAACTTCGAACGTGCGCTCGGTCTGCCCGGGGAGGGAGACGTCCAGGGAGCCCTGCTGCACAGCGAGACTCTGATCCACCTGGCGAACTCCTACTACGCGGCGGTCCACTTCCCGGCCACCGTGCTGTTCCTGGTCTGGCTGTACTGGCGGCACCCCCACCACTACGTCTGGTCCCGCCGAATACTCGCGGCGCTCACCGGCGCCGCCCTCGCGCTCCACCTCCTCTTCCCGCTGGCCCCGCCGCGCATGCTGGCCGCCGCGGGACTGGTCGACACCGGCCAGGTGTACGGACCCACGGTCTACGGCGCCACGCCCACCACCGACACCGTGGCCAACCAGTTCGCGGCGATGCCCTCGCTGCACTTCGGCTGGGCCCTCATGGTGGCGATCGGGCTCGTCGCCGCCGGCCGCTCCCGGTGGCGCTGGCTCTGGCTGGCCCACCCGCTCGCCACCCTGCTGGTGATCGTCGGCACCGCCAACCACTACTGGCTCGACGCCCTCGTCGTCTCGGCCCTCCTCGCGCTCGCGCTGGCCGCGATCCCGCTGCACCAGCCCTCCCGGGCGGTACGGCTCCGAGGCCCCTGGCCCTCCGCCGCCGGACTCGTAGGCCCCGCCGGAAGCCACGCGGCCCACGCCGCCGGCGTGCCCGCCCCGGCCGGCGCCCACGCCTACGCAGGCAACCCGTCCGCCCCGCGGCGGACCCTCACCGCACCAGGAGCCGGACGGTGA
- a CDS encoding TetR/AcrR family transcriptional regulator, whose product MTPERAQELYAAVLELLRESGYESLTMEGVAARTRCGKSTLYRQWGSKPELVVAALHSTRRESLAHIDTGTLAGDLLAAARAIGARSGLDTSLVHALSHAALQSPELLCAMRESLVMPEIAAIEAMVRRGRERGEITPDCATAQYVAAQLFGMVRVRPLLDARQADGEYLVRFTERAILPGLGLEHPATEP is encoded by the coding sequence ATCACACCGGAGCGCGCTCAGGAGCTCTACGCGGCAGTGCTGGAGCTGCTCCGCGAGAGCGGGTACGAATCCCTCACCATGGAGGGCGTCGCCGCGCGGACCCGTTGCGGCAAGTCGACGCTCTACCGGCAGTGGGGGTCGAAGCCCGAGCTGGTCGTGGCGGCACTGCACAGCACCCGGCGCGAGTCGCTCGCCCACATCGACACCGGCACCCTGGCCGGCGATCTGCTGGCGGCGGCACGGGCGATCGGCGCCCGCTCCGGCCTCGACACCTCGCTGGTGCACGCACTGAGCCACGCCGCCCTGCAGAGTCCGGAGCTGCTCTGCGCGATGCGCGAGTCGCTGGTGATGCCGGAGATCGCGGCGATCGAGGCGATGGTCCGCAGGGGCCGCGAACGCGGCGAGATCACCCCCGACTGCGCGACCGCCCAGTACGTCGCGGCCCAGCTGTTCGGCATGGTGCGCGTGCGCCCTCTGCTCGACGCCCGGCAGGCCGACGGGGAGTACCTCGTGCGCTTCACGGAGCGGGCCATCCTGCCCGGGCTCGGCCTGGAGCATCCTGCGACCGAGCCCTGA
- a CDS encoding SPFH domain-containing protein codes for MADITRRFGWRHLRSAPTAHIRHHKRGTLTHDGPGLSFWYRSLSAALSEVPVDDRELAMAFHARTADFQDVTVQATVTYRVSDPAQAAARLDFSVDPDTGVWRGSPLEQIATLLTETAQQHTLDALARTPLATALVDGVALVRERVSAGLAAEPRLPATGIDVVATRVVAIRPEAEVERALRTPAREQIQQEADRATYERRAVAVERERAIAENELASQIELARREEQLVDQRGTNARREAEEKAAADDVRARAEASRAVRLAKAEAEAVRETGAARADAQAAWLRVHAEVDAATLHALAATRLAENLPRIDSLTLSPDVLTGLLSRLGRPGGGTPA; via the coding sequence ATGGCCGACATCACACGGCGCTTCGGCTGGCGCCACCTGCGCTCCGCCCCCACCGCCCACATCCGTCACCACAAGCGCGGCACGCTCACCCACGACGGTCCCGGGCTGAGTTTCTGGTACCGCTCGCTGAGCGCCGCGCTCTCCGAGGTGCCGGTGGACGACCGGGAGCTGGCGATGGCGTTCCACGCCCGCACCGCCGACTTCCAGGACGTGACCGTGCAGGCCACCGTCACCTACCGGGTCAGCGACCCGGCGCAGGCGGCGGCCCGGCTGGACTTCTCCGTGGACCCGGACACGGGCGTGTGGCGCGGCTCCCCGCTCGAACAGATCGCCACCCTGCTGACCGAGACCGCGCAGCAGCACACGCTCGACGCCCTGGCCCGTACCCCGCTCGCCACCGCCCTCGTCGACGGTGTGGCCCTGGTGCGCGAGCGGGTGTCCGCCGGACTCGCGGCCGAGCCCCGGCTGCCCGCGACGGGGATCGACGTGGTGGCGACCCGGGTCGTGGCCATCCGCCCGGAGGCCGAGGTGGAGCGCGCCCTGCGCACCCCCGCCCGCGAGCAGATCCAGCAGGAGGCCGATCGGGCCACCTACGAACGCCGCGCGGTGGCGGTCGAACGGGAACGCGCCATCGCCGAGAACGAACTCGCCAGCCAGATAGAACTGGCCCGGCGGGAGGAGCAGTTGGTCGACCAGCGCGGTACCAACGCCCGGCGCGAGGCCGAGGAGAAGGCGGCGGCCGACGACGTCCGCGCCCGCGCCGAGGCCTCCCGCGCGGTACGGCTGGCCAAGGCGGAGGCGGAGGCCGTACGAGAGACGGGCGCGGCCCGGGCCGACGCGCAGGCGGCCTGGCTGCGCGTCCACGCGGAGGTCGACGCGGCCACCCTGCACGCCCTCGCGGCGACCAGGCTGGCGGAGAACCTGCCGCGCATCGACAGCCTCACCCTCTCCCCCGACGTGCTGACCGGGCTGCTCTCGCGCCTCGGCCGCCCCGGTGGCGGGACCCCGGCGTGA
- a CDS encoding MFS transporter, which produces MAWGPAGVLRDRNARIYLAGVLVSGFGDSAMSLAAGVWVKELTGSDALAALVTFCAWAPATAGPLIGTMADRVRRRPLLIATCLVLALVMTAPLAVRSAPDVWVLFTVLALVGVGSVLMDAAEAALIAAAIPAGLRGDFNGLVRTAVESTSLIGPLAGASLFVVVGGPTAALLDALTFLLAAAAFTLIRVDEPAPVKKAERANWARETADGVRHLWRHPHLRSLVVVGGCAMAASSLSSSANYALVEHGLHRPAAFVGVLATVQGLGSVAGGLSAGPLLRRLSSRTVSALGLGLFAAGVLARATGLLPLVLAGGLMVGLGLPWPLISAMTSVQKETPGALLGRVAATAGTLVFGPTGPALLLGTLMVTAFDHRVQLLAAAAVALTGAVWLLGKGPGRVPAAGAAPGGADPALPPQRSGAPAAADQDTDHG; this is translated from the coding sequence ATGGCCTGGGGCCCGGCCGGAGTACTGAGGGACCGCAACGCCCGCATCTATCTGGCGGGGGTACTCGTCTCCGGGTTCGGCGACTCGGCCATGTCCCTGGCCGCGGGTGTGTGGGTGAAGGAACTGACCGGTTCCGACGCGCTCGCCGCCCTCGTCACCTTCTGCGCGTGGGCCCCGGCGACGGCAGGGCCGCTCATCGGCACCATGGCCGACCGGGTGCGCCGCCGTCCGCTCCTGATCGCGACCTGCCTCGTGCTGGCCCTCGTGATGACCGCGCCCCTCGCCGTGCGCTCCGCCCCGGACGTCTGGGTGCTGTTCACGGTGCTGGCGCTGGTGGGTGTCGGCAGTGTGCTGATGGACGCGGCGGAGGCCGCTCTGATCGCCGCCGCGATACCCGCCGGGCTGCGCGGCGACTTCAACGGGCTGGTGAGAACGGCGGTCGAGAGCACCAGCCTCATCGGCCCGCTGGCCGGTGCGAGCCTCTTCGTCGTGGTGGGCGGGCCGACCGCCGCCCTGCTGGACGCGCTCACCTTCCTGCTGGCCGCCGCCGCGTTCACCCTGATCCGGGTCGACGAACCCGCACCCGTGAAGAAGGCGGAGCGCGCGAACTGGGCCCGGGAGACCGCGGACGGGGTACGCCACCTGTGGCGCCACCCGCACTTGCGTTCCCTGGTGGTCGTGGGCGGCTGCGCCATGGCCGCCTCCAGCCTGAGCAGTTCCGCCAACTACGCCCTCGTCGAGCACGGTCTGCACCGGCCCGCCGCCTTCGTGGGCGTGCTCGCCACGGTCCAAGGGCTCGGATCGGTCGCGGGCGGGCTGTCGGCCGGCCCGCTGCTGCGCCGGCTGTCCTCCCGTACGGTGTCGGCCCTGGGCCTCGGGCTCTTCGCCGCCGGGGTGCTGGCGCGGGCGACCGGCCTCCTCCCGCTGGTCCTGGCCGGGGGGCTGATGGTGGGTCTGGGGCTTCCGTGGCCGCTGATCAGCGCCATGACGTCGGTCCAGAAGGAGACGCCGGGCGCACTGCTCGGCAGGGTCGCCGCCACCGCGGGCACACTGGTCTTCGGCCCCACCGGGCCCGCCCTCCTGCTGGGCACGCTCATGGTCACCGCTTTCGACCACCGGGTACAGCTCCTCGCGGCAGCCGCCGTCGCGCTGACCGGGGCGGTGTGGCTCCTCGGCAAGGGCCCGGGCCGAGTCCCGGCGGCGGGGGCGGCTCCCGGCGGGGCCGACCCGGCTCTCCCGCCGCAGCGGTCCGGCGCACCGGCAGCGGCCGACCAGGACACGGACCACGGCTGA
- a CDS encoding DUF4232 domain-containing protein, with protein sequence MDSLPRTTTPPAVRSPAPGPRARTPRPGGLRRFGVVPVLAASIALAAAGCGGSDATEPAGASSSVAGGATPEAPIASGEPTAGGPSAPDTAPAPSGPSDPASPTATSAAGGASAVQRCAAETLTMGLSPADAGAGQVYYRLTFTNTSKETCTLTGYPGVSLIRRDGSAVGVPATHEGTAGTRTAIGPGGTAEVTLHTNNEGVSDSPCWGRPDYLKVYPPGSTRALTLRTADPRVCGDRFTTTAVSGG encoded by the coding sequence ATGGATTCTCTCCCGCGCACCACCACACCGCCCGCCGTCCGCTCCCCCGCCCCGGGGCCCCGCGCGCGTACGCCGCGTCCCGGTGGGCTCCGCCGGTTCGGCGTCGTCCCGGTGCTGGCCGCGTCGATCGCCCTCGCCGCGGCCGGCTGCGGCGGCAGCGATGCGACCGAACCGGCCGGTGCGAGCAGCTCCGTCGCGGGCGGGGCCACGCCCGAAGCGCCCATCGCATCCGGTGAACCGACCGCGGGCGGCCCCTCGGCGCCGGACACCGCCCCGGCCCCCTCCGGACCGTCCGATCCCGCCTCCCCTACCGCGACGTCCGCGGCCGGTGGTGCGAGCGCCGTACAGCGGTGCGCGGCCGAGACGCTGACCATGGGCCTGTCTCCCGCCGACGCGGGCGCGGGGCAGGTCTACTACCGGCTCACCTTCACGAACACGTCCAAGGAGACGTGCACACTGACGGGTTACCCCGGAGTCTCGCTGATCCGGCGCGACGGCAGCGCGGTCGGCGTCCCGGCCACGCACGAGGGAACGGCCGGTACGCGTACGGCGATCGGCCCCGGCGGTACGGCCGAGGTCACGTTGCACACCAACAACGAGGGCGTCTCCGACTCCCCTTGCTGGGGCCGGCCCGACTACCTCAAGGTCTATCCGCCGGGCTCCACCCGGGCGCTCACCCTGCGGACCGCCGACCCCCGCGTCTGCGGCGACCGCTTCACGACGACGGCGGTGTCGGGCGGTTGA